One Bos taurus isolate L1 Dominette 01449 registration number 42190680 breed Hereford chromosome 25, ARS-UCD2.0, whole genome shotgun sequence genomic window carries:
- the NUBP2 gene encoding cytosolic Fe-S cluster assembly factor NUBP2 isoform X1 produces MGRANEAVPCWGVDTEVGPCPVHRLRRNLREPLAQSDWLRAWKPGRRPAHRPRPLRKGGRREEHHLHGAGTGPAPRGQKALIKQFVSDVAWGQLDYLLVDTPPGTSDEHMAVVDALRPHSPLGALVVTTPQAVSVGDVRRELTFCRKVGLRVIGLVENMSGFVCPHCSECTNVFSKGGGEELARHAGVPFLGSVPLDPELTRSLEDGRDFIQDFPDSPAFPALSSIAQKILSETPAGLS; encoded by the exons ATGGGGCGGGCAAACGAAGCGGTCCCATGCTGGGGCGTTGACACGGAAGTGGGTCCCTGTCCTGTACATCGTCTGCGCCGGAACCTGCGTGAACCCCTTGCGCAATCTGATTGGCTAAG AGCCTGGAAACCTGGCCGGCGTCCGGCACATCGTCCTCGTCCTCTCAGGAAAGGGGGGCGTCGGGAAGAGCACCATCTCCACGGAGCTGGCACTGGCCCTGCGCCACGCGGGCAAAAAG CGCTGATAAAGCAGTTTGTGTCCGATGTGGCCTGGGGGCAGCTGGACTACCTGCTTGTGGACACGCCCCCGGGGACCTCTGATGAGCACATGGCCGTGGTGGACGCCCTGCGCCCCCACAGCCCCCTGGGGGCCCTCGTGGTCACCACGCCCCAG GCGGTGTCCGTGGGGGACGTGAGGCGGGAGCTGACCTTCTGCAGGAAGGTGGGGCTGCGGGTGATCGGGCTCGTGGAGAACATGAGCGGCTTTGTCTGCCCCCACTGCTCG GAGTGCACCAACGTCTTCTCCAAGGGAGGCGGCGAGGAGCTGGCGAGACATGCCGGCGTCCCCTTCCTGG gcTCGGTGCCCCTGGACCCCGAGCTCACGCGGAGCCTGGAGGATGGCCGGGACTTCATCCAGGACTTCCCCGACAGCCCCGCCTTCCCCGCGCTCTCCTCCATCGCCCAGAAGATTCTCAGCGAGACGCCTGCGGGGCTCTCCTGA
- the NUBP2 gene encoding cytosolic Fe-S cluster assembly factor NUBP2, with the protein MEAAAEPGNLAGVRHIVLVLSGKGGVGKSTISTELALALRHAGKKVGILDVDLCGPSIPRMLRAQGRAVHQGDSGWVPVFVDREQSISLMSVGFLLEQPDEAVVWRGPKKNALIKQFVSDVAWGQLDYLLVDTPPGTSDEHMAVVDALRPHSPLGALVVTTPQAVSVGDVRRELTFCRKVGLRVIGLVENMSGFVCPHCSECTNVFSKGGGEELARHAGVPFLGSVPLDPELTRSLEDGRDFIQDFPDSPAFPALSSIAQKILSETPAGLS; encoded by the exons ATGGAAGCTGCTGCGG AGCCTGGAAACCTGGCCGGCGTCCGGCACATCGTCCTCGTCCTCTCAGGAAAGGGGGGCGTCGGGAAGAGCACCATCTCCACGGAGCTGGCACTGGCCCTGCGCCACGCGGGCAAAAAG GTGGGGATCCTGGACGTGGACCTGTGCGGCCCCAGCATCCCCCGCATGCTCCGGGCGCAGGGCAGGGCCGTGCACCAGGGCGACAGTGGCTGGGTGCCTGTCTTCGTGGACCGGGAGCAGAGCATCTCCCTCATGTCTGTGGGCTTCCTGCTGGAGCAGCCGGACGAGGCTGTGGTGTGGAGAGGCCCCAAGAAGAACG CGCTGATAAAGCAGTTTGTGTCCGATGTGGCCTGGGGGCAGCTGGACTACCTGCTTGTGGACACGCCCCCGGGGACCTCTGATGAGCACATGGCCGTGGTGGACGCCCTGCGCCCCCACAGCCCCCTGGGGGCCCTCGTGGTCACCACGCCCCAG GCGGTGTCCGTGGGGGACGTGAGGCGGGAGCTGACCTTCTGCAGGAAGGTGGGGCTGCGGGTGATCGGGCTCGTGGAGAACATGAGCGGCTTTGTCTGCCCCCACTGCTCG GAGTGCACCAACGTCTTCTCCAAGGGAGGCGGCGAGGAGCTGGCGAGACATGCCGGCGTCCCCTTCCTGG gcTCGGTGCCCCTGGACCCCGAGCTCACGCGGAGCCTGGAGGATGGCCGGGACTTCATCCAGGACTTCCCCGACAGCCCCGCCTTCCCCGCGCTCTCCTCCATCGCCCAGAAGATTCTCAGCGAGACGCCTGCGGGGCTCTCCTGA
- the NUBP2 gene encoding cytosolic Fe-S cluster assembly factor NUBP2 isoform X2 has protein sequence MLRAQGRAVHQGDSGWVPVFVDREQSISLMSVGFLLEQPDEAVVWRGPKKNALIKQFVSDVAWGQLDYLLVDTPPGTSDEHMAVVDALRPHSPLGALVVTTPQAVSVGDVRRELTFCRKVGLRVIGLVENMSGFVCPHCSECTNVFSKGGGEELARHAGVPFLGSVPLDPELTRSLEDGRDFIQDFPDSPAFPALSSIAQKILSETPAGLS, from the exons ATGCTCCGGGCGCAGGGCAGGGCCGTGCACCAGGGCGACAGTGGCTGGGTGCCTGTCTTCGTGGACCGGGAGCAGAGCATCTCCCTCATGTCTGTGGGCTTCCTGCTGGAGCAGCCGGACGAGGCTGTGGTGTGGAGAGGCCCCAAGAAGAACG CGCTGATAAAGCAGTTTGTGTCCGATGTGGCCTGGGGGCAGCTGGACTACCTGCTTGTGGACACGCCCCCGGGGACCTCTGATGAGCACATGGCCGTGGTGGACGCCCTGCGCCCCCACAGCCCCCTGGGGGCCCTCGTGGTCACCACGCCCCAG GCGGTGTCCGTGGGGGACGTGAGGCGGGAGCTGACCTTCTGCAGGAAGGTGGGGCTGCGGGTGATCGGGCTCGTGGAGAACATGAGCGGCTTTGTCTGCCCCCACTGCTCG GAGTGCACCAACGTCTTCTCCAAGGGAGGCGGCGAGGAGCTGGCGAGACATGCCGGCGTCCCCTTCCTGG gcTCGGTGCCCCTGGACCCCGAGCTCACGCGGAGCCTGGAGGATGGCCGGGACTTCATCCAGGACTTCCCCGACAGCCCCGCCTTCCCCGCGCTCTCCTCCATCGCCCAGAAGATTCTCAGCGAGACGCCTGCGGGGCTCTCCTGA